In one window of Caenimonas aquaedulcis DNA:
- a CDS encoding arylsulfatase, translated as MANRPNILLILNDDMGFSDIGCYGGEVQTPHLDRLAAGGVRFSQFYNTARCSPSRASLLTGLHPHQTGIGVLTYNMGPEGYAGNLNQRCVTIAEALKASGYRSYLSGKWHVAGNLTQPTESWPLQRGFDGFYGTIIGAGSFYDPNTLTRGNENIEHEAREPGFFYTDAISDNAVKFIRDHDREHKDKPFFQYVAYTAPHWPLHAHDEDIAKYKGRFDKGWDRLREERLQRLVQSGILDKHWPLSDRDPTQPAWVDARHKEWLLRCMEVYAAQIDRMDQGIGRILRTLEETGRLDDTLVIFLSDNGACAEDIPEDLTVDELVNKLMIAKEHTRTGEPVRFGNDPSLMPGPEDTYQSYGRAWANLSNSPFRLYKHWIHEGGISTPLIVHWPRGIAERNAVRHTPGYLPDIMATVLEATGTAYPKEWPGRQVEPLEGHSLLGAMRQESTTRPPMFWEHEGNAAVRLGKWKLVRKFPDPWELYDMEQDRTELNDLAAKEPQRVQEMKAQYDAWAKRCGVIPRERVEEMLREQNVGTAFWERDDFKAPYLP; from the coding sequence ATGGCCAACCGACCCAACATCCTCCTCATCCTCAACGACGACATGGGCTTCTCCGACATCGGCTGCTACGGCGGCGAAGTCCAGACGCCCCACCTCGACCGCCTCGCGGCGGGCGGTGTGCGCTTCTCGCAGTTCTACAACACGGCGCGCTGCAGCCCGTCGCGTGCCTCGCTGCTCACCGGCCTGCATCCGCACCAGACCGGCATCGGCGTGCTCACGTACAACATGGGACCCGAGGGCTATGCCGGCAACCTCAACCAGCGCTGCGTCACCATCGCCGAAGCGCTCAAGGCGAGCGGCTACCGCAGCTACCTGAGCGGCAAGTGGCACGTGGCGGGCAACCTCACGCAGCCGACTGAGAGCTGGCCGCTGCAGCGCGGCTTCGACGGCTTCTACGGCACCATCATCGGCGCGGGCAGCTTCTACGACCCCAACACGCTCACGCGCGGCAACGAGAACATCGAGCACGAGGCGCGCGAGCCGGGCTTCTTCTACACCGACGCGATCAGCGACAACGCGGTCAAGTTCATCCGCGACCACGACCGCGAGCACAAGGACAAGCCCTTCTTCCAGTATGTCGCCTACACCGCGCCGCACTGGCCGCTGCATGCGCACGACGAGGACATCGCCAAATACAAGGGCCGCTTCGACAAAGGCTGGGACAGGTTGCGCGAGGAACGCCTGCAGCGCCTGGTGCAAAGCGGCATCCTGGACAAGCACTGGCCCCTGAGCGACCGCGACCCGACGCAACCCGCGTGGGTGGATGCGCGGCACAAGGAGTGGCTGCTGCGCTGCATGGAGGTATACGCCGCGCAGATCGACCGCATGGACCAGGGCATCGGCCGCATCCTCAGGACGCTCGAGGAAACGGGGCGCCTCGACGACACGCTCGTGATCTTCCTCTCGGACAACGGCGCGTGCGCGGAAGACATTCCCGAAGACCTGACCGTCGACGAGCTGGTGAACAAGCTCATGATCGCCAAGGAACACACGCGCACCGGCGAGCCGGTGCGCTTCGGCAACGACCCGTCTCTGATGCCCGGGCCGGAGGACACGTACCAAAGCTACGGCCGTGCGTGGGCCAACCTGTCGAATTCGCCGTTCCGCCTGTACAAGCACTGGATCCACGAGGGCGGGATTTCCACGCCGCTCATCGTGCACTGGCCCCGGGGCATCGCGGAACGCAATGCGGTGCGCCACACGCCGGGCTACCTGCCCGACATCATGGCGACCGTGCTCGAGGCGACAGGCACGGCCTATCCGAAGGAGTGGCCCGGCCGACAGGTCGAGCCGCTCGAAGGCCACAGCCTGCTGGGCGCGATGCGGCAGGAGAGCACCACGAGACCGCCGATGTTCTGGGAGCACGAAGGCAACGCGGCGGTGCGCCTCGGCAAGTGGAAACTCGTGCGCAAGTTTCCCGACCCGTGGGAGCTGTACGACATGGAGCAGGACCGCACCGAACTCAACGACCTCGCGGCGAAAGAGCCGCAGCGCGTGCAGGAGATGAAGGCCCAGTACGACGCCTGGGCGAAGCGCTGCGGCGTGATCCCGCGCGAGCGGGTGGAAGAGATGCTGCGCGAGCAGAACGTGGGCACGGCGTTCTGGGAGCGCGACGACTTCAAGGCGCCGTACCTGCCGTGA
- a CDS encoding DMT family transporter, with protein sequence MSDPEVPAAPARGAAWSGLVFALAGSIAFSGKAIIVKLAYRYGVDAVTLIMYRMLFALPIFLAMAWWAGRGQPRLSGRDALGVVALGFSGYYLSSFLDFMGLQYISASLERLIMYLTPTIVMLLGWLLYRKVFTRVQVAGMAISYAGVFMVFGREVSLAGAHAALGTLLVFTSTVTYAIYLVYSGQMVKRVGSLRLVGWATSVACVCCIVQFPLLRPLATATHVAPEVIWLSLLNATLCTAVPVLLVMMAIERVGPAVSAQAGMVGPMSTILMGVVILGEPFTAWIAAGSALVIAGIFVFSRASR encoded by the coding sequence ATGAGTGATCCCGAAGTACCCGCCGCACCGGCGAGGGGCGCGGCATGGTCGGGCCTGGTGTTCGCACTGGCCGGCTCCATTGCCTTCAGCGGCAAGGCCATCATCGTCAAGCTCGCCTACCGCTACGGCGTGGACGCGGTGACGCTGATCATGTATCGCATGCTGTTCGCGCTGCCCATCTTTCTGGCGATGGCGTGGTGGGCAGGACGCGGGCAGCCGCGGCTCTCGGGGCGCGATGCGTTGGGCGTGGTGGCGCTGGGCTTCTCGGGCTATTACCTCTCCAGCTTCCTCGATTTCATGGGGCTGCAGTACATCAGCGCCTCGCTCGAGCGGCTGATCATGTACCTCACCCCGACGATCGTGATGCTGCTGGGCTGGCTGCTGTACCGCAAGGTGTTCACGCGCGTCCAGGTGGCCGGCATGGCGATCAGTTATGCGGGTGTGTTCATGGTCTTCGGCCGCGAGGTGTCGCTCGCAGGCGCCCATGCCGCGCTCGGCACGCTGCTTGTCTTCACGAGCACCGTCACCTATGCGATCTACCTCGTCTACAGCGGCCAAATGGTCAAGCGCGTGGGTTCGCTGCGGCTGGTCGGCTGGGCCACCTCGGTCGCCTGTGTCTGCTGCATCGTCCAGTTCCCCCTGCTGCGGCCGCTCGCGACCGCGACCCACGTCGCGCCCGAGGTGATCTGGCTGTCCCTGTTGAATGCGACGCTCTGCACGGCCGTGCCCGTGCTGCTCGTGATGATGGCCATCGAGCGCGTGGGGCCCGCGGTGTCGGCGCAGGCCGGCATGGTGGGCCCGATGTCGACGATCCTGATGGGCGTGGTGATCCTGGGCGAACCGTTCACCGCGTGGATCGCGGCGGGCTCCGCGCTCGTGATCGCGGGGATCTTCGTCTTCAGCCGCGCGTCACGTTGA
- a CDS encoding quinone oxidoreductase family protein encodes MSRAVQIQQPGGPEQLKIADVSVGEPGPGEIRIRHKAVGLNYIDVYHRTGMYPLKLPHTLGMEGAGMVEAVGQGVTHLKVGDRAAYASQPPGSYCEVRVMPAKTVCKLPDAISFETGAAMMLKGLTAQYLLKRTQPQGGLKEGDHILFHAAAGGVGLIACQWARAMGLQLIGTAGSDAKCALAKENGAAHVINYSTEDFQARVKEITGGRGVKVVYDSVGKDTWDKSLDCLQPFGLMASFGASSGAPAPFAPAMLAAKGSIYVTRQTLFTHIATREAAQEMADDLFAAVTGGKVKIHIEQRYPLEHVEQAHRDLEARKTTGSTILTL; translated from the coding sequence ATGAGCAGAGCCGTCCAGATCCAGCAGCCCGGCGGGCCCGAACAACTGAAGATCGCCGACGTGAGCGTGGGCGAGCCCGGCCCCGGCGAGATCCGCATCCGCCACAAGGCCGTGGGCCTGAACTACATCGACGTCTATCACCGCACCGGCATGTACCCGCTCAAGCTGCCGCACACGCTCGGCATGGAGGGCGCGGGCATGGTGGAAGCGGTGGGCCAGGGCGTCACGCACCTGAAGGTGGGCGACCGCGCGGCGTATGCCAGCCAGCCGCCCGGCAGCTATTGCGAGGTGCGCGTCATGCCCGCCAAGACAGTGTGCAAGCTGCCCGATGCGATCTCCTTCGAGACCGGCGCGGCGATGATGCTCAAGGGCCTCACCGCGCAGTACCTGCTCAAGCGCACGCAGCCGCAGGGCGGCCTGAAGGAAGGCGACCACATCCTGTTCCACGCGGCCGCGGGCGGCGTGGGCCTGATCGCCTGCCAGTGGGCCCGCGCGATGGGCCTGCAATTGATCGGCACCGCGGGCTCGGACGCGAAGTGCGCGCTGGCGAAGGAGAACGGCGCCGCGCACGTCATCAATTACTCCACCGAGGATTTCCAGGCGCGCGTGAAGGAGATCACCGGCGGCCGCGGCGTGAAGGTCGTCTACGACTCCGTCGGCAAGGACACCTGGGACAAGTCGCTCGATTGCCTGCAGCCCTTCGGCCTCATGGCGAGCTTCGGCGCGTCTTCCGGCGCCCCCGCGCCTTTCGCACCGGCGATGCTCGCGGCCAAGGGCTCGATCTACGTCACGCGGCAGACCTTGTTCACCCACATCGCCACGCGCGAGGCGGCGCAGGAGATGGCGGACGACCTGTTCGCCGCGGTGACGGGCGGCAAGGTGAAGATCCACATCGAGCAGCGCTATCCGCTCGAGCACGTCGAGCAGGCGCACCGCGACCTGGAAGCGCGCAAGACCACCGGCAGCACGATCCTCACGCTGTGA
- a CDS encoding DMT family transporter: MTQKLDLRSALLLTVPPLLWAGNAIVGRMVQGLVPPVTLNFLRWGLAFLILLPMAGWVLRRGSPLWGSWKRFALLGLLGVGCYNALQYLALKTTTPLNVTLVAGSIPVWMLVIGALFFDQRVTARQWLGAVLSIAGVVLVLSRGDMDVLRHLRLVPGDVYVLVATAAWGFYSWLLVRPGDPPEIRGDWAAFLMAQVLYGLGWSALFAGAELGSGNAHFEWGWPLAAALAYIAIFPAVVAYRCWGLGVQRVGPSVAGFFSNLAPLFTALLSTAFLGEPPRLYHAIAFVLIVGGIVVSSRR; the protein is encoded by the coding sequence ATGACCCAGAAACTCGACCTGCGCTCCGCGCTGCTGCTCACCGTCCCGCCCTTGCTGTGGGCGGGCAACGCCATCGTCGGGCGCATGGTCCAGGGCCTCGTGCCGCCGGTCACGCTCAACTTCCTGCGCTGGGGGCTCGCCTTCCTCATCCTGCTGCCGATGGCCGGCTGGGTGCTGCGGCGGGGCAGTCCCCTGTGGGGCTCGTGGAAGCGATTCGCCCTGCTGGGCCTGCTCGGCGTCGGCTGCTACAACGCGCTGCAGTACCTCGCGCTCAAGACGACGACGCCGCTCAACGTGACGCTCGTGGCCGGGAGCATCCCGGTGTGGATGCTGGTGATCGGCGCGCTGTTCTTCGACCAGCGCGTCACCGCGCGGCAATGGCTGGGCGCGGTCCTTTCCATCGCCGGCGTGGTGCTGGTGCTGAGCCGCGGCGACATGGACGTGCTGCGGCACCTTCGACTCGTGCCGGGCGACGTCTACGTGCTCGTGGCGACGGCGGCCTGGGGCTTCTACAGCTGGCTGCTCGTGCGCCCCGGCGACCCGCCCGAGATACGCGGCGACTGGGCCGCCTTCCTCATGGCGCAGGTGCTGTACGGGCTGGGCTGGTCGGCCCTGTTCGCGGGCGCCGAACTCGGTTCGGGCAACGCGCATTTCGAGTGGGGCTGGCCCCTCGCCGCGGCGCTCGCGTACATCGCGATCTTCCCCGCCGTGGTCGCGTACCGTTGCTGGGGCCTGGGCGTGCAGCGCGTGGGGCCGAGCGTCGCCGGCTTCTTCTCGAACCTCGCGCCGCTGTTCACGGCGCTGTTGTCCACGGCATTCCTGGGCGAGCCGCCGCGCCTCTACCACGCGATCGCGTTCGTGCTGATCGTCGGCGGGATCGTCGTGTCGTCTCGCCGCTGA
- a CDS encoding formylglycine-generating enzyme family protein, protein MRTTSAWCDIPAGEFLMGNDGGDGFPADGEGPARRVALDAFRISPTAVTNAEFAQFVRDTHYATQAEQLGQSFVFYLQVPAAQRDAQRQVSAGMPWWLAVDDACWQRPEGPGSHVRDRPDHPVVHVSWHDAKAYCDWAGVRLPTEAQWEYAARGGLAQCRYPWGDELAPGGAARCNIWQGEFPHRPADGWRPGTRPVTSFEPNAWGLHNTAGNVWEWCEDWFCPAYHRDTAAENPLQARATGERSTRGGSFLCHDSYCNRYRVAARGHNTPSSSASNCGFRVVADPR, encoded by the coding sequence ATGCGCACAACGAGCGCATGGTGCGACATCCCGGCAGGTGAATTCCTCATGGGCAACGACGGCGGCGATGGTTTTCCCGCCGACGGTGAGGGCCCCGCGCGGCGCGTGGCTCTGGATGCCTTCCGCATCTCGCCTACCGCCGTGACCAACGCCGAGTTCGCGCAATTCGTGCGGGACACGCATTACGCGACGCAGGCCGAACAGCTCGGGCAGTCCTTCGTCTTCTACCTGCAGGTGCCGGCTGCGCAGCGCGACGCGCAGCGCCAGGTCTCTGCCGGCATGCCGTGGTGGCTGGCCGTGGACGACGCCTGCTGGCAGCGTCCCGAGGGGCCTGGATCGCATGTCCGGGACCGGCCCGATCATCCGGTGGTGCATGTCTCCTGGCACGACGCGAAGGCGTATTGCGACTGGGCCGGTGTGCGATTGCCCACCGAGGCGCAGTGGGAGTACGCGGCGCGCGGGGGCCTCGCGCAGTGCCGCTACCCATGGGGCGACGAACTCGCTCCCGGCGGCGCCGCGCGCTGCAACATCTGGCAAGGCGAATTCCCGCATCGTCCCGCGGACGGCTGGCGCCCCGGGACGAGACCGGTGACTTCCTTCGAGCCCAACGCCTGGGGCCTGCACAACACGGCGGGCAACGTGTGGGAGTGGTGCGAGGACTGGTTCTGCCCCGCCTACCACCGCGACACGGCGGCGGAGAACCCGCTGCAGGCGCGCGCGACCGGCGAGCGATCGACGCGCGGCGGCTCCTTCCTGTGCCACGACTCGTATTGCAACCGCTACCGCGTCGCGGCGCGCGGGCACAACACGCCCTCGAGTTCCGCGAGCAATTGCGGCTTCAGGGTCGTCGCGGACCCACGCTGA
- a CDS encoding serine/threonine-protein kinase, producing MNKLGKYQIRRTLGKGAMGIVYEGFDPVIERTVAIKTILPSQLGGQDVIGVMARFRREAQAAGRLNHPGIVAIYDYGEELAQDISDEEATMMAAPASSAQRVAYIAMEFVQGRELRDYFEKGERFALPEVVRIMREMLDALDHAHSQGVVHRDMKPANLILLQNGRVKIADFGIARIEASELTQTGTVLGTPSYMSPEQFTGQPVDGRSDLFSCGIILYQLLTGEKPFTGESTTTIMYKVLREEPVPPSQLNVSIAPSLDAVIRKALAKAPAQRFQTGHEFAQALQEAVEAPAVAQPVAAMPVAPPSPAPVTAVKPRAAGLWAAGAAAVVALGAIGYIAFAPGRPAAPAAAQAPATAPVNVAPAVAAAPAPAAAPVEPGTMVISALGLVDPQDARFKGDAAAAQAEARNDAKRQLVEKALALYVDKSSLDSNRDVLQAKLLANSGAFIKTVIQEGAPSTGKDGLVEMQTRAVVSMRDVQKSLNQLSREERIDFIRNKGDPKISIRIDVGSADGANLARERSQLAENVVKDRIKSFGFRVWSGEGDNPAPANAQPADFAIKGEVKVKQLSTKLPASGLTITKTMLTSWTLKAIDVATGEEVYLSTRLPTGQSWATEDQALADIGKLVGDEFSRNFFLQHFNYRTQKTNLVVTGLPDQGSAALLRELRGMRTVLDAQLVAEPGKYQLQFSEGNLPDLVQESVVRPLNAKLGMECFSLAGTSGQDVTLAYAANCANAQMRAKLESGPPAGWKFTPAKRTST from the coding sequence GTGAACAAGCTCGGCAAATACCAGATCCGCCGCACCCTCGGCAAGGGTGCGATGGGCATCGTGTACGAAGGCTTCGATCCCGTGATCGAGCGCACCGTCGCGATCAAGACCATCCTGCCCTCGCAGCTCGGCGGCCAGGACGTCATCGGCGTCATGGCGCGCTTCAGGCGAGAGGCGCAGGCGGCCGGGCGCCTGAACCATCCGGGCATCGTCGCGATCTACGACTACGGCGAGGAACTCGCGCAGGACATCAGCGACGAGGAGGCGACGATGATGGCCGCGCCGGCGTCGTCGGCGCAACGGGTCGCCTACATCGCGATGGAATTCGTGCAGGGCCGCGAGCTGCGCGACTACTTCGAGAAGGGCGAGCGCTTCGCCCTGCCGGAAGTGGTGCGGATCATGCGCGAGATGCTGGACGCGCTGGACCACGCGCATTCCCAGGGTGTCGTGCACCGCGACATGAAGCCCGCCAACCTGATCCTGCTGCAGAACGGCCGGGTGAAGATCGCCGACTTCGGCATCGCGCGCATCGAGGCCTCCGAGCTCACGCAGACCGGCACCGTGCTCGGCACGCCGTCGTACATGTCGCCGGAACAGTTCACCGGCCAGCCGGTGGACGGGCGCAGCGACCTCTTTTCCTGCGGCATCATCCTGTACCAGCTGCTCACCGGCGAGAAGCCCTTCACCGGCGAATCGACGACGACCATCATGTACAAGGTGCTGCGCGAGGAGCCGGTGCCGCCTTCGCAGTTGAATGTCTCCATCGCACCGTCGCTCGACGCGGTGATCCGCAAGGCGCTGGCGAAGGCACCCGCGCAACGGTTCCAGACGGGGCACGAATTCGCGCAGGCGCTGCAGGAGGCGGTGGAGGCGCCGGCTGTGGCGCAGCCGGTGGCCGCAATGCCCGTCGCGCCGCCCTCACCCGCTCCCGTCACCGCCGTCAAGCCGCGCGCCGCCGGCCTGTGGGCGGCGGGCGCCGCCGCTGTCGTCGCGTTGGGTGCGATCGGCTATATCGCCTTCGCACCGGGCCGCCCGGCTGCCCCTGCCGCCGCGCAAGCGCCCGCCACGGCGCCGGTGAACGTCGCGCCCGCCGTGGCCGCGGCGCCTGCGCCCGCGGCCGCGCCGGTGGAGCCCGGCACGATGGTCATCAGCGCGCTGGGCCTCGTCGACCCGCAGGACGCGCGCTTCAAGGGCGACGCCGCCGCGGCGCAGGCCGAGGCGCGCAACGACGCGAAGCGCCAGCTCGTCGAGAAGGCCCTGGCGCTCTACGTGGACAAGTCCTCGCTGGACAGCAACCGGGACGTGCTGCAGGCCAAGCTCCTGGCGAACTCCGGCGCGTTCATCAAGACCGTGATCCAGGAAGGCGCGCCGAGCACCGGCAAGGACGGCCTGGTCGAGATGCAGACGCGCGCCGTGGTGAGCATGCGCGACGTGCAGAAATCGCTCAACCAGCTCTCGCGCGAGGAGCGCATCGACTTCATCCGCAACAAGGGCGACCCGAAGATCTCCATCCGCATCGACGTGGGCAGCGCGGACGGGGCGAACCTCGCGCGCGAGCGTTCGCAGCTCGCGGAGAACGTGGTGAAGGACCGCATCAAGTCCTTCGGCTTTCGCGTGTGGTCCGGCGAGGGCGACAACCCGGCGCCCGCGAACGCGCAGCCCGCGGACTTCGCCATCAAGGGCGAAGTGAAGGTCAAGCAGCTTTCCACGAAGCTGCCTGCGTCCGGCCTGACGATCACCAAGACGATGCTCACCTCGTGGACGCTCAAGGCGATCGACGTCGCGACCGGCGAAGAGGTCTACCTGAGCACACGCCTGCCGACAGGCCAGAGCTGGGCCACCGAAGACCAGGCGCTGGCGGACATCGGCAAGCTGGTGGGCGACGAGTTTTCGCGCAACTTCTTCCTGCAGCATTTCAACTACCGCACGCAGAAGACCAACCTCGTCGTCACCGGTTTGCCCGACCAGGGCAGTGCAGCCCTGCTGCGCGAATTGCGCGGCATGCGCACGGTGCTCGATGCGCAGCTCGTGGCGGAGCCCGGCAAGTACCAGCTGCAATTCTCCGAAGGCAACCTGCCCGACCTCGTACAGGAATCGGTAGTGCGTCCGCTCAATGCCAAGCTCGGCATGGAATGTTTCTCGCTCGCCGGCACCAGCGGGCAGGACGTGACGCTCGCCTACGCGGCCAATTGCGCCAATGCCCAGATGCGCGCGAAGCTGGAATCCGGGCCGCCCGCGGGGTGGAAGTTCACGCCGGCAAAGCGCACCTCAACGTGA
- a CDS encoding carbohydrate ABC transporter permease, whose amino-acid sequence MSPASRGAPLRRLLLWMGAGVLLAVWAFPVVWGLLTSFKTERDVLAYPPVWLFTPTLDNYREVIFGTSSILPNLWSSIVVSSASTLLTMLFAVPAAYAIARLRYPGKRASGFYVLATQMLPPVGLIIPYYLVLQKTGLLDSYSGLTAIYLTFSLPFAVWLMVSYFEDVPFEMEEAALLDRAGRMRTLWYVILPQVRGGIAVTTVFVFLNAWNEFLFAVVLGGNRVRPVTVAMFNFISVEQTQWARLAAGAMLAMAPVILIGLFAQRHIVKGLTVGAVKGGGRR is encoded by the coding sequence ATGAGTCCCGCCTCGCGTGGCGCGCCGCTGCGCCGCCTCCTGCTGTGGATGGGGGCGGGCGTGCTGCTCGCGGTCTGGGCCTTCCCGGTGGTGTGGGGACTGCTTACGTCCTTCAAGACCGAGCGCGACGTGCTGGCGTACCCGCCGGTGTGGCTCTTCACACCCACGCTGGACAACTACCGCGAGGTGATCTTCGGCACCTCGTCGATCCTGCCCAACCTGTGGTCGAGCATCGTGGTGTCCAGCGCGTCGACCCTGCTCACGATGCTCTTCGCCGTGCCCGCGGCGTATGCGATCGCGCGCCTGCGCTATCCGGGCAAGCGCGCCTCCGGCTTCTACGTGCTGGCCACGCAGATGCTGCCGCCGGTGGGCCTGATCATTCCCTACTACCTCGTGCTGCAGAAGACGGGCCTGCTCGATTCGTACAGCGGCCTCACCGCGATCTACCTCACCTTCTCGCTGCCCTTCGCGGTGTGGCTGATGGTGTCGTACTTCGAGGACGTCCCGTTCGAGATGGAGGAGGCGGCGCTGCTCGACCGCGCCGGGCGCATGCGCACGCTCTGGTACGTCATCCTGCCGCAGGTGCGCGGGGGCATCGCCGTCACCACGGTGTTCGTGTTCCTCAACGCCTGGAACGAGTTCCTCTTCGCCGTCGTGCTCGGCGGCAACCGCGTGCGGCCGGTCACGGTCGCGATGTTCAATTTCATTTCCGTGGAGCAGACCCAGTGGGCGCGCCTGGCGGCCGGGGCCATGCTGGCCATGGCGCCGGTGATCCTGATCGGTCTCTTCGCGCAGCGCCACATCGTCAAGGGCCTGACGGTGGGCGCTGTCAAAGGGGGAGGCAGGCGATGA
- a CDS encoding ABC transporter ATP-binding protein, giving the protein MSPSANVRLEGIVKKHGSFTALHGIDLEVRPGEFFALLGPSGSGKTTTLRILAGLEAVDAGRVVMDGVDVTHAQPGERDVAMVFQSYALYPHMTVAGNIGFPLKMVGMAPAQIDTAVREAAAKVDIGHLLDRRPGQLSGGQQQRCALARAIVRQPKLFLLDEPLSNLDAKLRLETRAELRKLQRSLGVTAVYVTHDQEEAMTVADRMAVFMEGRIVQVGTPHEIFRKPATVAVAGFIGTPPMNLLPAVLSPAGVQVAGALMDVQAGHGAENSREVMLGVRPGDLRIAPQGIPARVEFIEDFGDSSIVNLEVEGQRVKLRAGETPGLNEGERVHLAFDPRGAHLFDRASGLRI; this is encoded by the coding sequence ATGAGCCCATCGGCCAACGTTCGCCTGGAAGGCATCGTGAAGAAGCATGGCAGCTTCACGGCCTTGCACGGCATCGACCTGGAGGTTCGTCCGGGCGAATTCTTCGCGCTGCTGGGGCCTTCGGGCTCGGGCAAGACCACGACGCTGCGCATCCTCGCGGGGCTGGAGGCGGTCGACGCGGGCCGCGTCGTGATGGACGGCGTCGACGTCACGCATGCGCAGCCCGGCGAGCGCGACGTGGCGATGGTGTTCCAGAGCTACGCCCTGTATCCGCACATGACGGTGGCGGGCAACATCGGCTTTCCGCTCAAGATGGTGGGCATGGCCCCGGCGCAGATCGACACGGCGGTGCGCGAGGCGGCGGCCAAGGTGGACATCGGACACCTGCTCGACCGTCGGCCGGGGCAGCTCTCCGGCGGCCAGCAGCAGCGCTGCGCGCTCGCGCGCGCGATCGTGCGCCAGCCCAAGCTCTTCCTGCTCGACGAGCCGCTGTCCAACCTGGACGCGAAGCTGCGGCTGGAGACGCGCGCCGAATTGCGCAAGCTGCAGCGTTCGCTCGGCGTCACCGCCGTGTACGTCACGCACGACCAGGAAGAGGCGATGACCGTCGCCGACCGCATGGCGGTCTTCATGGAAGGGCGCATCGTGCAGGTGGGAACGCCGCACGAGATTTTCCGCAAGCCGGCCACGGTGGCCGTGGCCGGCTTCATCGGCACGCCGCCGATGAACCTGCTGCCCGCGGTGCTCTCGCCCGCCGGCGTGCAGGTCGCGGGCGCGCTCATGGACGTGCAGGCGGGCCACGGCGCCGAGAATTCCCGCGAGGTGATGCTGGGCGTGCGCCCCGGCGACCTGCGCATCGCCCCCCAGGGCATCCCGGCGCGCGTGGAGTTCATCGAGGACTTCGGCGACAGCAGCATCGTGAACCTCGAAGTCGAGGGCCAGCGCGTCAAGCTGCGCGCGGGCGAGACGCCGGGGCTGAACGAAGGCGAGCGCGTGCACCTGGCGTTCGATCCGCGCGGCGCGCACCTGTTCGACCGGGCCAGCGGCCTGCGCATCTGA
- a CDS encoding SDR family oxidoreductase: protein MDLGIAGKWALVCGASKGLGFGCAQALVREGVHVVLVARGEDALNAAVEKLLAEPSRPADTAVQHVAADITTVEGRAKVFAKRSDFDIVITNAGGPPPGDFRSWDRDAWIKAVDANMLTPIELIKACVDNMAARGFGRIVNITSSAVKAPIDILGLSNGARSGLTGFVAGLARTSKLASANVTINNLLPGAFDTDRLKGTMAGAAQKSGKPIEEVMEARKGTIPAKRFGTPEEFGAACAFLCSQQAGYITGQNILTDGGAYPGTY, encoded by the coding sequence ATGGATTTGGGTATAGCGGGCAAATGGGCGCTGGTGTGCGGCGCCAGCAAGGGTCTCGGCTTCGGCTGCGCGCAGGCGCTGGTGCGCGAGGGCGTCCATGTCGTGCTCGTGGCGCGCGGCGAGGACGCGCTGAACGCCGCCGTCGAGAAGCTGCTGGCGGAGCCGTCGCGCCCTGCCGACACGGCCGTGCAGCACGTCGCGGCCGACATCACCACCGTCGAGGGCCGCGCCAAGGTGTTCGCCAAGCGCAGCGACTTCGACATCGTCATCACCAACGCGGGCGGCCCGCCGCCCGGCGATTTCCGCAGCTGGGACCGCGACGCCTGGATCAAGGCGGTGGACGCCAACATGCTCACCCCGATCGAGCTCATCAAGGCCTGCGTGGACAACATGGCCGCGCGCGGTTTCGGTCGCATCGTCAACATCACCTCCAGCGCGGTGAAGGCGCCGATCGACATCCTCGGGCTGTCCAACGGCGCGCGCAGCGGGCTCACGGGTTTCGTCGCGGGCCTCGCGCGCACGTCCAAGCTCGCGTCGGCGAACGTGACGATCAACAACCTGCTGCCCGGCGCCTTCGACACCGACCGCCTGAAGGGCACGATGGCCGGCGCCGCGCAGAAGTCGGGCAAGCCGATCGAGGAGGTGATGGAAGCGCGCAAGGGGACCATCCCGGCGAAGCGCTTCGGCACGCCGGAGGAATTCGGCGCGGCCTGCGCGTTCCTGTGCAGCCAGCAAGCGGGCTACATCACGGGGCAGAACATCCTGACGGACGGCGGCGCCTACCCGGGCACCTATTGA